The Bacillus carboniphilus genome contains a region encoding:
- a CDS encoding efflux RND transporter permease subunit has protein sequence MKLLKFIVQRKILVMLSVLFIVFVGTYSTFKLDKELMPDVSFDMAFAAIQTEDLSAIELERTITTPLEKQLIDMEGVEEINSTTSNGNVMLNFTFERGKGDELTKDIEATINSFISENDRIQDFVISNGFGLEYEFFMDISGDNQEKMTAFAEDILKPRLEELPEVKEVNLSGLFENEVNVTFNQDQIQEKGLLITDIISIIQQVNTESTIGNLSEEEGSTTLRWNSKLNSIEDVESIKIPAESGFITLKDIAKISLDPIENQAFVWKNGAKDLIFIQIARSSTVTQIEMAEAIREEVKNIKGENLIDGFTLNELVAQADYVQDSLDSVTKNILIGAVIAFVIMFIFLRNLRATIIIGISIPTSILLTFLTMWLLDYSFNILTLIALGLGVGMMVDASIVILESIYRKKEQGLSNLHAVLEGTKEVSSAVLASMLTTIVVFLPIGLLGGETGQFMIMFSVVIAITLISSVLVSFTVIPSLSEKFLKVHKKQREKSKEGPIVSFYGKLVSWTVKKKRYSLSIIGLFIAILVTSLLFITKIPMAIMPDMLNRYTEVNVQLQPGATLEEKEELAEEIHEAVNGINDVETNYVMDFGQSLYVMINMTKDDDITMEQKQVNEEILKNLRGIDSDSIKGFQTPTSAGASQAIQLQIEGEKFEEIKKISSEFTKELEELEGIVEVNNSVDKTSIEQIITLKEDEIDEANLSKGQIKQFIEQSFLNIEVSTIQQEDHEIPIKVKWEEDTTTTEDLLDLSVPTAEGTKKLSNFIELTSVDTPTEIGHTNGNRYTTISADVEGRDLGSINRDVQEIIEDFETPAGYQISKSGSLEQQTELFTEMLIILGVAIFLVYFVMAVQFNHLGHPLIVMSVIPMTIVGVILGLLITQRELTILSGMGVIMLIGIVLNNAILLIDRTNQLRKQEYTVKEALVEAGKNRLRPIFMTTLTTAGGMLPLALASGTSGNYQAPTATVIISGLLFATFITLLLIPAVYRLFSFKEKRKTLPTASKELEI, from the coding sequence ATGAAGCTATTAAAATTTATTGTTCAACGAAAAATTTTAGTTATGCTATCGGTTTTGTTTATTGTTTTCGTCGGTACATACAGCACATTTAAGCTTGATAAAGAATTAATGCCTGATGTCTCCTTCGATATGGCCTTTGCTGCCATCCAAACAGAGGATCTTTCCGCCATTGAACTTGAACGGACCATTACAACCCCTTTAGAAAAACAACTGATTGACATGGAAGGCGTTGAAGAAATCAATTCTACCACGTCTAATGGAAATGTCATGCTCAACTTTACATTTGAACGTGGCAAAGGAGATGAGTTAACAAAAGACATTGAAGCCACCATTAACTCTTTTATTTCAGAAAATGATCGCATTCAAGATTTTGTCATCTCCAACGGGTTTGGACTCGAATATGAATTCTTCATGGATATATCTGGTGACAATCAAGAAAAAATGACGGCGTTTGCTGAAGATATTCTCAAACCTCGATTAGAAGAACTTCCTGAAGTAAAAGAAGTCAACCTTTCTGGTTTATTTGAAAATGAAGTGAATGTGACGTTTAATCAAGATCAAATCCAAGAGAAAGGGTTACTCATCACTGATATTATTTCGATTATTCAACAAGTCAATACTGAATCTACAATTGGGAACCTAAGTGAAGAAGAGGGCTCAACTACGCTTCGCTGGAACTCAAAACTGAATAGTATTGAAGATGTGGAGTCCATTAAGATTCCCGCAGAATCGGGCTTTATTACTCTGAAAGATATTGCAAAGATTAGCCTTGATCCAATTGAAAATCAAGCATTTGTTTGGAAAAATGGGGCAAAGGATTTGATCTTTATTCAAATTGCCCGTAGTAGCACCGTCACACAAATCGAAATGGCCGAAGCTATTCGAGAGGAAGTTAAAAACATAAAAGGGGAAAATTTAATTGACGGGTTTACTTTAAATGAGTTAGTCGCTCAGGCAGATTATGTTCAGGACTCCCTCGATAGTGTTACAAAAAATATTTTAATAGGAGCGGTAATTGCCTTTGTAATCATGTTCATCTTTTTACGCAATCTCCGCGCCACTATTATTATTGGTATTTCTATTCCGACTTCCATTCTGCTCACCTTTTTAACTATGTGGTTATTAGACTACAGTTTTAACATTTTAACTCTCATCGCCTTAGGATTAGGAGTAGGAATGATGGTGGATGCATCGATTGTCATATTGGAATCCATCTATCGGAAGAAAGAACAAGGTCTCTCAAATTTACATGCTGTATTAGAAGGAACGAAGGAAGTTTCATCTGCTGTTCTTGCCTCCATGTTGACCACCATTGTTGTCTTTTTACCAATTGGTCTTTTAGGTGGAGAAACAGGGCAATTTATGATTATGTTTTCAGTGGTCATAGCAATCACACTAATCAGTTCTGTTCTCGTTTCTTTCACAGTGATTCCTTCACTCTCAGAAAAGTTTTTGAAAGTTCATAAAAAGCAACGAGAAAAATCGAAAGAAGGTCCGATTGTAAGCTTTTACGGAAAATTAGTTTCCTGGACGGTCAAAAAGAAACGTTATAGCTTATCAATTATCGGATTATTCATTGCCATTTTAGTGACATCGTTATTATTTATCACAAAGATCCCGATGGCGATCATGCCTGATATGCTCAACCGTTATACAGAAGTTAATGTTCAATTACAACCAGGTGCTACACTAGAGGAAAAAGAAGAATTAGCAGAAGAAATCCACGAGGCCGTAAACGGAATCAACGATGTAGAAACCAATTATGTAATGGACTTTGGTCAAAGCCTTTATGTCATGATTAACATGACAAAAGACGATGACATCACGATGGAACAAAAACAAGTTAACGAGGAGATACTTAAAAACTTACGAGGAATTGATAGCGATTCCATTAAAGGGTTCCAAACACCAACCTCCGCTGGCGCTTCTCAGGCGATTCAGCTTCAAATTGAAGGAGAAAAATTTGAAGAAATCAAGAAAATTTCTTCTGAATTCACGAAGGAATTAGAAGAACTAGAGGGAATTGTTGAAGTCAATAACTCTGTTGATAAAACATCAATAGAACAAATCATCACCCTGAAAGAAGATGAAATTGATGAAGCCAACCTATCAAAAGGACAAATTAAACAATTTATCGAACAGTCCTTTTTAAATATTGAAGTCAGTACCATTCAACAAGAAGATCATGAGATCCCAATAAAAGTGAAGTGGGAAGAAGATACTACAACGACAGAGGACCTTTTAGATTTGAGTGTTCCAACTGCAGAAGGAACAAAAAAACTTTCAAACTTTATTGAACTGACTAGCGTTGACACACCAACTGAAATTGGCCATACAAACGGAAATCGCTATACCACCATATCGGCTGATGTGGAAGGAAGAGATCTAGGCTCGATCAATCGTGACGTGCAAGAAATCATTGAGGATTTTGAAACACCTGCTGGCTATCAAATCTCCAAATCAGGAAGCTTAGAGCAGCAAACAGAATTGTTTACTGAAATGCTAATCATTTTAGGTGTAGCTATCTTCTTAGTTTACTTTGTGATGGCTGTTCAGTTTAATCATCTCGGTCACCCACTCATTGTCATGTCTGTTATTCCAATGACGATTGTTGGGGTCATTTTAGGTCTGTTAATTACCCAACGAGAGCTAACCATTCTATCTGGAATGGGTGTGATTATGCTCATCGGGATCGTCTTAAACAATGCCATCCTTTTAATTGACCGAACCAACCAACTACGCAAACAAGAATATACGGTTAAAGAAGCACTTGTTGAGGCAGGAAAAAATCGACTTCGTCCGATTTTTATGACAACATTAACTACAGCAGGAGGGATGCTACCGCTTGCCTTAGCTTCAGGTACTTCCGGTAATTATCAGGCGCCAACTGCAACCGTCATTATATCTGGACTATTGTTTGCGACATTTATTACCTTATTATTAATTCCAGCCGTTTATCGTTTATTCAGCTTTAAAGAAAAACGAAAAACCTTACCTACAGCAAGTAAGGAACTGGAAATATAG